Proteins from a genomic interval of Thermoanaerobacterium thermosaccharolyticum DSM 571:
- a CDS encoding TIGR02679 domain-containing protein: MKAEDIDFFKRNKGYERIFKAIRDKYKSIGRIGGVIKLDDLTDSEKEILSNHFKKDFSKRKSANIDVNKFAATFLNTRFEEYSLIDILESYFDEKLTSKKDDMYQYANEKEKFFNRFLSDYEGTKCWQWLKSIYDNKAVGVRTINQRYDSDRTLLERDIKYVCDALNRLPVYEGKKLRLPVFSSHITRDPHGFDVNTDCGKMFINALSTIFGVSDVKNSEEIAELFYRAGIVIDEISNFVTLKGLLAYSADKCNKVFKAAYECNEVLQVPLYNLSEMDRVESPSKKVFVLENPGVFLSVCDFIKKPVPIVCAYGQPRLSLLVLLDMLYKNGTDIYYSGDFDPEGIQIAHRLFKKYPERFHFLRYDVEDYIKALSDKTLTESRLKMLDKIDIAQLKPLADKMKILKRAGYQELILDDIIKDVLSMN; this comes from the coding sequence ATGAAAGCTGAAGATATAGACTTCTTTAAAAGAAACAAAGGATATGAAAGGATATTTAAAGCCATACGTGATAAGTATAAAAGCATAGGAAGGATAGGCGGTGTAATCAAACTTGATGATTTGACGGATTCGGAGAAAGAAATTTTGTCTAACCATTTTAAAAAAGACTTTAGCAAGCGAAAATCAGCAAATATCGATGTCAATAAATTTGCAGCGACATTTTTAAATACCAGATTTGAAGAATACAGCTTGATCGACATATTAGAATCGTATTTTGATGAAAAGCTGACCAGCAAAAAAGATGATATGTACCAGTATGCAAATGAAAAAGAAAAGTTCTTTAATAGATTTTTATCTGATTATGAAGGGACAAAGTGCTGGCAGTGGTTGAAATCTATTTATGATAATAAAGCTGTAGGCGTAAGAACGATAAACCAGAGATATGATAGTGATCGCACTTTGCTCGAAAGAGATATAAAATACGTTTGTGATGCATTGAATAGACTCCCGGTTTATGAGGGAAAGAAGTTAAGGCTGCCGGTCTTTTCATCCCATATTACTAGAGATCCGCATGGATTTGACGTAAATACTGACTGCGGCAAAATGTTTATAAATGCGTTGTCTACGATTTTTGGAGTATCGGATGTAAAAAATTCTGAAGAGATTGCTGAGCTTTTTTATAGGGCTGGCATCGTGATTGATGAGATATCGAATTTTGTGACGCTTAAAGGGCTTTTGGCTTATAGCGCAGATAAGTGCAACAAGGTATTTAAAGCTGCATATGAGTGCAATGAAGTTTTGCAAGTACCGCTTTACAATCTTAGTGAGATGGACAGGGTTGAGAGTCCATCAAAAAAGGTATTTGTTTTAGAAAATCCAGGTGTTTTTTTGTCTGTATGCGACTTTATAAAGAAACCTGTTCCAATTGTCTGCGCATATGGCCAGCCGAGGTTGTCATTGCTTGTCCTTTTAGATATGCTATATAAAAATGGTACAGACATATATTATTCAGGTGATTTTGACCCCGAAGGAATACAAATAGCGCATAGACTTTTCAAAAAATATCCTGAAAGATTCCATTTTTTGAGGTATGATGTTGAAGATTATATAAAAGCTTTATCAGATAAGACATTGACTGAATCAAGGCTTAAAATGCTAGATAAGATCGATATAGCTCAACTGAAGCCTTTGGCGGACAAGATGAAGATATTGAAAAGGGCCGGATATCAAGAGCTTATTCTTGATGATATTATTAAAGATGTATTGTCGATGAATTAA
- a CDS encoding Rpn family recombination-promoting nuclease/putative transposase produces MSQKYDITMKNIFSDMADDIMSYFLGLQYTKIDELNIEFARVERRDSDMIFKCTTDRGNVAVHIEFQSENDGKMPYRMLRYSLEIMEKHNLLPYQIVVYIGKDNVKMANSLSYDFGEQNTLDYKYRIINVGNIKYTDVVGTNYYDLYSLLPLMDQSRRKEEGEKYLERCVEAIKDIPLDINKKKDIAFKAEILSGIVYKREVIEKVFSEVVKMFRIEESETYKMIIEKGIEKGIEKGIEKGEKEKSIKIAKKLLEEGMDIDKIAKITELAKEEIKKLIN; encoded by the coding sequence ATGAGCCAAAAATACGATATAACGATGAAAAATATTTTTTCGGATATGGCTGATGACATAATGAGTTATTTTCTTGGATTGCAATATACAAAGATTGATGAACTAAATATAGAATTTGCAAGAGTCGAGCGGAGAGACAGCGACATGATATTCAAATGTACTACAGATAGAGGAAATGTCGCTGTGCATATAGAATTTCAATCAGAAAATGACGGAAAAATGCCTTACAGGATGTTACGATATTCCCTGGAGATAATGGAAAAGCATAATCTCTTACCATATCAGATAGTCGTATATATAGGAAAAGACAATGTAAAAATGGCAAATAGCTTAAGCTACGACTTTGGAGAACAAAACACATTAGATTATAAATACAGGATAATAAATGTTGGTAACATAAAATATACTGATGTTGTAGGAACAAACTATTATGACTTATATTCGCTTCTTCCGTTGATGGATCAAAGCAGAAGGAAAGAAGAAGGAGAAAAATATTTGGAAAGATGTGTTGAGGCTATAAAAGATATTCCTTTGGACATAAACAAAAAGAAAGACATAGCATTTAAGGCAGAGATATTATCGGGTATAGTTTATAAAAGAGAAGTTATTGAGAAAGTTTTTTCGGAGGTGGTAAAAATGTTTAGAATTGAAGAATCAGAAACATACAAAATGATAATAGAAAAAGGTATTGAGAAAGGTATTGAAAAGGGTATTGAAAAAGGCGAAAAAGAAAAAAGCATAAAAATTGCTAAAAAATTATTAGAAGAAGGTATGGATATTGATAAAATAGCAAAAATTACAGAATTAGCAAAGGAAGAGATAAAAAAATTAATAAATTAA
- a CDS encoding LCP family protein, whose translation MEKKRLVLIISIAVIIALSIWSYKSYNVINNPETAFKNSEVPKSSSDINTAKKDKSEFNTDKIYLAFLGLDMTDERIKTIGNFRTDTIGIFSIDLKTKKVNLLSIPRDTYVKIPGREGYDKINAAYPYGGMGKSGYELSLKTISNFLGIDVNYYVSIDMQNIPQIVDAVGGIPINVEEDMHTHGANLNKGYQVLDGKKAEEYVRWRYDLMGDINRVKRQQQFLLAFLKQLKTNNDISTYLKLYNAFKGDIYTNLNFNQILALMSVMKDVNADDIKTYTVPGSFYNLNNISYWKPDMEKLNEILKEFK comes from the coding sequence ATGGAGAAAAAAAGATTAGTACTCATAATTTCTATTGCTGTTATCATTGCGCTATCTATTTGGAGCTACAAAAGTTATAATGTGATAAACAACCCTGAAACCGCATTTAAAAACAGTGAAGTGCCAAAAAGTTCAAGCGACATCAATACAGCAAAAAAAGATAAATCCGAATTTAACACTGACAAAATATATTTGGCATTTCTCGGTTTAGATATGACAGATGAAAGGATAAAAACAATAGGAAACTTTAGGACAGACACAATAGGAATATTTTCAATTGACTTAAAAACAAAAAAAGTAAATCTTTTATCGATTCCAAGAGATACATACGTTAAAATACCCGGTAGAGAAGGATACGATAAAATAAATGCTGCATATCCATATGGTGGTATGGGCAAAAGCGGATATGAATTAAGCTTGAAGACAATCAGCAACTTTCTAGGAATCGATGTTAATTACTACGTGTCAATAGATATGCAAAATATCCCTCAGATAGTCGATGCTGTTGGTGGCATTCCAATAAACGTTGAAGAAGACATGCATACACACGGTGCCAATTTAAACAAAGGGTATCAGGTTTTAGACGGCAAAAAAGCTGAAGAATATGTAAGATGGCGATATGACCTGATGGGGGACATAAATAGAGTAAAAAGGCAGCAGCAATTTTTATTGGCTTTTTTAAAGCAATTAAAAACAAACAATGATATATCCACATACTTAAAATTGTACAATGCCTTTAAGGGTGATATATATACAAACCTTAACTTCAATCAGATATTGGCCTTGATGTCGGTGATGAAAGATGTAAACGCTGATGACATTAAAACTTACACAGTGCCAGGAAGTTTCTATAATTTAAACAATATAAGCTACTGGAAGCCCGATATGGAAAAACTAAATGAAATACTTAAAGAATTTAAGTAA
- a CDS encoding DUF2225 domain-containing protein, which yields MNTFLYDVKTKCPVCGREFTYTKVRMSHLKVLERRKDLYTKYDGIEPFFYDPIVCPNCGYAALSDVFNNISDEGKKEILSKITTNWTKRKFSGKRTPQKALESYLLSLYCSQLKNDKDIIFAKTCLRIAWIYNILNDSSNENRYLKISLDMYKKAYEGFEAYDGEIQLIYMIGELNKILGYRDEALKWFNKVINHPDRKNHSLIVNYAKDEWQSLKI from the coding sequence ATGAATACATTTTTGTACGATGTTAAGACAAAATGCCCAGTTTGCGGTAGGGAATTTACTTATACTAAAGTAAGGATGTCGCATCTTAAAGTGTTGGAGAGAAGAAAGGACCTATATACTAAATATGATGGTATAGAGCCCTTTTTTTATGACCCTATCGTTTGTCCAAATTGTGGATATGCAGCTTTAAGTGATGTTTTTAATAATATCAGCGATGAAGGCAAAAAAGAAATATTATCAAAAATTACTACAAACTGGACTAAGAGGAAATTTTCTGGTAAAAGAACACCACAAAAGGCGCTTGAATCATATCTCTTATCACTCTACTGTTCACAGCTTAAAAATGATAAAGATATTATTTTTGCAAAGACATGTCTTAGAATTGCATGGATATACAATATTTTGAATGATTCTAGCAATGAAAATAGATATCTAAAAATCTCACTAGATATGTATAAAAAGGCATATGAAGGCTTTGAAGCGTATGATGGAGAGATACAGCTTATATACATGATAGGTGAGTTAAACAAGATATTAGGTTATAGAGATGAAGCGCTAAAATGGTTCAATAAAGTTATAAATCATCCTGATAGAAAAAATCATTCTCTAATTGTGAATTATGCAAAGGATGAATGGCAAAGCTTAAAAATATGA
- the loaP gene encoding antiterminator LoaP — MEDGEKWYVIYTRTGDELKVKRLIELLFSKLNKKPIRVLIPKRAIIERKGKKRVEKIKFLFPGYVFIKTNMCFEIYYEISKLPHFLKFLKDEMEPAEVRDDEIRIILSLVGDSDIVGFSTGIKIGGKVKIIDGPLKGFEGLIEKIDKRKGRVKVRLNVSGNANLVDLGIHIVEKIDNGEFNKLSEVS, encoded by the coding sequence GTGGAAGATGGTGAAAAATGGTATGTTATATACACAAGAACGGGGGATGAATTAAAGGTAAAGAGGTTGATCGAATTATTATTTAGCAAGCTCAATAAGAAGCCTATTAGAGTATTGATACCTAAAAGAGCGATAATTGAAAGAAAGGGAAAAAAGCGGGTAGAGAAAATCAAATTTTTATTTCCTGGCTATGTCTTTATTAAAACTAATATGTGTTTTGAAATATACTATGAGATTTCAAAGTTACCTCATTTTTTGAAATTCTTAAAAGATGAAATGGAGCCCGCTGAGGTCAGAGACGACGAAATAAGAATTATACTTTCGCTTGTAGGCGACTCTGACATTGTTGGATTCTCAACAGGGATCAAGATAGGTGGTAAAGTTAAGATAATCGATGGACCGCTTAAGGGGTTTGAAGGTCTTATCGAGAAAATTGACAAGCGGAAAGGAAGGGTAAAGGTAAGGCTAAATGTATCTGGCAATGCTAATTTAGTTGATTTAGGAATACATATTGTAGAAAAAATAGACAACGGTGAATTTAATAAGTTGTCTGAAGTGTCATAG
- a CDS encoding phosphomannomutase/phosphoglucomutase, producing MALNQNMFRMYDIRGVWNDDLTEETAELIGKAFGTYIQNEKGIKDVIVGRDNRISSKPIRNAVVNGLTSTGCNVLDIGVLTTPAFYYSRILYNYDAGLMITASHNPPQFNGFKVAFGPSTIYGDELKKLYHIAEKGDFKTGTGFLKYAYPIQSYIKMIQDKVKLGNKKLKVVVDCGNGTCSNIYPDIIYGLGCEVYPLYCESDPTFPNHFPDPVNADNLKDLIKEVKRLGADVGIAFDGDGDRIGVVDEKGNIIWGDMLMVLYWREIMKKHPGADAIVEVKCSKALPEEIKKLGGNPIFYKTGHSLIKAKMKEINAVFTGEMSGHMFFADEYYGYDDAAYAAARLLRILSNTDKTLSELLSDVPKYPSTPELRLHCDDEKKFDVVKGVTEYFREKGYDLIDIDGARVMFDGGWGLVRASNTGPELIVRCEADTEERLKEIKVELAEVLKKYGVELK from the coding sequence ATGGCACTAAATCAAAACATGTTTAGGATGTATGATATAAGAGGTGTATGGAATGATGACCTTACTGAAGAGACAGCAGAGCTTATTGGTAAGGCCTTCGGTACATATATTCAAAATGAAAAAGGCATAAAAGACGTAATTGTAGGCAGGGACAACAGGATATCATCAAAGCCTATAAGAAATGCGGTAGTAAATGGACTTACCTCTACTGGCTGCAATGTGCTGGATATCGGTGTTCTGACTACGCCTGCTTTTTACTATTCCCGCATACTATATAATTACGACGCAGGGCTTATGATAACAGCAAGCCACAATCCACCGCAGTTTAACGGATTTAAAGTTGCATTTGGACCGTCAACTATATACGGCGATGAGCTTAAGAAGCTCTATCATATTGCGGAGAAAGGCGATTTCAAGACAGGGACAGGTTTTTTGAAATACGCATATCCGATACAAAGTTATATAAAAATGATACAGGACAAAGTAAAACTTGGCAATAAAAAGCTTAAAGTAGTTGTTGACTGTGGAAACGGTACATGCTCAAACATCTATCCTGATATTATATATGGACTTGGGTGCGAAGTATACCCGCTGTACTGCGAATCAGATCCGACATTTCCAAATCACTTTCCGGATCCAGTCAACGCAGACAATCTGAAAGACCTGATAAAAGAGGTTAAAAGACTTGGTGCAGACGTTGGCATAGCTTTTGACGGCGATGGAGATAGGATTGGCGTCGTTGACGAAAAAGGCAATATAATATGGGGCGATATGCTGATGGTGCTTTACTGGAGAGAAATCATGAAAAAGCACCCTGGAGCGGACGCTATTGTTGAGGTTAAATGTTCAAAGGCATTACCGGAAGAGATAAAAAAGCTTGGAGGCAATCCAATCTTCTATAAGACTGGCCACAGCCTCATAAAAGCCAAAATGAAAGAAATCAACGCTGTTTTTACAGGTGAAATGTCAGGACACATGTTCTTTGCAGACGAGTATTACGGCTATGATGATGCGGCATATGCTGCAGCAAGGCTTTTAAGAATACTTTCCAATACGGATAAGACATTATCGGAGCTTCTTTCTGATGTTCCAAAATATCCGTCAACGCCGGAATTGAGATTGCACTGCGATGATGAAAAGAAATTTGATGTTGTAAAGGGCGTGACAGAGTATTTCAGAGAAAAGGGATATGATTTAATAGATATCGACGGTGCAAGAGTTATGTTTGATGGTGGATGGGGGCTTGTCAGAGCTTCAAATACAGGTCCTGAGTTGATTGTAAGGTGCGAAGCTGATACAGAGGAAAGATTAAAAGAGATTAAAGTTGAACTTGCAGAAGTATTAAAGAAATACGGCGTTGAGCTTAAGTAA
- the galU gene encoding UTP--glucose-1-phosphate uridylyltransferase GalU, with the protein MKIRKAIIPAAGLGTRFLPATKAQPKEMLPIVDKPTIQYIVEEAVNSGIEDILIITGRNKRAIEDHFDKSVELELELKKKGKENLLNLVEDITNMVDIHYIRQKEPKGLGHAIYCAHTFVGNEPFAVLLGDDIVDAEVPVLKQMIEQYERYNCSIIGVQEVPKSEVDKYGIVDASMIDDRLYRVNNLVEKPKKEEAPSNMAILGRYIISPKIFDILKDLRPGAGGEIQLTDALKALLDYEAIYAYNFEGKRYDVGDRMGFLKATIEYALKRDNLKDDLLKYLNEIVKAADKNDIEVAAYSENNKQK; encoded by the coding sequence ATGAAAATAAGAAAAGCGATAATTCCAGCAGCAGGACTTGGAACTAGGTTTTTGCCTGCAACAAAAGCACAGCCAAAAGAAATGCTTCCAATAGTTGATAAGCCGACCATACAATATATTGTAGAAGAAGCCGTAAACTCGGGTATAGAAGATATACTCATAATAACAGGAAGAAACAAAAGAGCGATAGAGGACCACTTCGACAAATCTGTAGAATTAGAACTAGAATTAAAGAAAAAAGGCAAAGAAAATCTTTTAAATCTTGTTGAAGATATAACAAATATGGTGGATATACATTATATAAGGCAAAAAGAGCCAAAGGGACTTGGACATGCCATTTATTGTGCACATACATTTGTAGGGAACGAGCCATTTGCAGTTCTATTAGGGGACGATATAGTTGATGCGGAAGTACCCGTATTGAAGCAGATGATAGAGCAGTACGAAAGATACAACTGTTCCATAATCGGCGTACAAGAGGTACCAAAGAGTGAGGTAGACAAATACGGCATAGTAGATGCCAGCATGATTGATGACAGGCTGTATAGAGTAAACAACCTAGTAGAGAAGCCAAAAAAAGAAGAAGCACCATCAAACATGGCCATACTTGGAAGGTATATAATATCGCCAAAGATATTTGATATACTAAAAGACTTAAGGCCCGGAGCAGGTGGAGAAATACAGCTTACTGATGCACTTAAAGCGCTATTGGACTATGAAGCAATATACGCATATAATTTTGAAGGAAAGAGGTATGATGTGGGCGATAGAATGGGGTTTTTAAAAGCAACTATTGAATATGCTTTAAAAAGAGATAATCTAAAAGATGATCTTCTTAAATATCTAAATGAAATTGTAAAAGCTGCCGATAAAAACGATATAGAAGTTGCAGCATACAGTGAAAATAATAAACAGAAATAG
- a CDS encoding YkvI family membrane protein, with product MSKKELSVFSIAATYIGTVVGAGFASGQEVLQFFGYHGIRGFIGLFVAAFIFIVYGYFILLLGNRLNAVSHYEVIMKAGGPVFGKIIDYVIIFFLFGAFTAMLAGTGAIFKEQFGLPTQIGSVMMAVISVMTVLTGIAGVISAISFVVPILLIGVFVVSVLAIFYMPDIAVIGRISMPFDAAVKNFFMSGIIYASYNLLMSVAILAPLGNETSKKSKLKMGALFGGIGLWLGATMILIAILTNMPKASQYQIPMLYIAGKYSKTLKLIYSFILIAEIYTTAVGNLYGFAARLTDTKSIKYKIYTIVTGGIALILSGFGFSKLVHYMYPLAGYAGIAMLIGLTYGVIKKKT from the coding sequence TTGAGCAAAAAAGAACTGTCGGTATTTTCCATCGCTGCGACATATATAGGTACTGTCGTTGGGGCAGGGTTTGCATCTGGACAAGAAGTGCTTCAGTTTTTTGGATATCACGGTATAAGAGGCTTTATAGGTCTTTTTGTTGCAGCTTTTATATTTATTGTTTATGGGTATTTTATTTTATTGCTTGGAAATAGGCTTAATGCTGTTTCACATTATGAAGTCATTATGAAAGCTGGAGGACCTGTATTTGGCAAGATAATAGATTATGTGATTATATTTTTTTTATTTGGTGCTTTTACAGCTATGCTTGCAGGTACAGGAGCTATTTTCAAAGAACAGTTTGGACTACCTACACAGATTGGTTCTGTAATGATGGCTGTAATATCTGTTATGACTGTATTGACAGGAATAGCAGGTGTAATCTCTGCTATTTCTTTTGTTGTCCCGATTTTGCTGATTGGCGTGTTTGTAGTAAGCGTACTAGCCATCTTTTATATGCCTGATATTGCGGTAATTGGTCGTATTTCAATGCCGTTTGATGCGGCAGTCAAGAATTTTTTCATGTCTGGAATTATTTATGCTTCTTATAACTTGTTGATGTCTGTTGCAATACTAGCACCTCTTGGAAATGAGACATCAAAAAAATCGAAATTAAAAATGGGTGCTTTATTTGGAGGTATAGGCTTATGGCTTGGCGCTACAATGATTTTGATTGCTATTCTTACAAATATGCCAAAGGCATCCCAGTATCAAATACCTATGCTGTATATAGCAGGCAAGTATTCTAAAACATTGAAGCTTATTTACAGTTTTATTTTGATTGCAGAAATTTACACGACAGCAGTTGGAAATCTCTACGGCTTTGCCGCAAGGCTTACAGATACAAAAAGCATAAAATACAAGATTTATACGATTGTAACTGGCGGAATAGCGCTTATTTTAAGCGGATTTGGTTTTTCGAAGCTTGTACATTATATGTACCCTTTGGCCGGCTATGCAGGAATTGCTATGCTGATTGGATTGACATATGGAGTAATTAAGAAAAAAACTTAG
- a CDS encoding YveK family protein, producing MEEEISLRELLEIIWKGRKLIVSITIISVLIAGILSFFVIKPTYEASTTLSVSDVTPQTGFFGSNTTVVLPNQNTNDGSMIESDTADKDLSYLLSSILKYQDMTVNTYKEEVTNPQVLLDTIKQLKLDTKKYTLDNFKNEIDVQAIDNTNLITIKVKESDPELAAKIADTIASNFKSYIISKNNRQTDKLISTIENLINLQNTKIESATNELNGTDPADKIKYEQNQTKLNLLKNTRDIMMEKYNMLQLIKASNLGEQGILVTSKAIVPDKPVSPKKLLNIAIAFILGLMLSVFIVFFMEYWKNTSHNVKSV from the coding sequence ATGGAAGAAGAAATATCATTAAGAGAGTTATTGGAAATCATATGGAAAGGACGAAAGCTGATTGTGTCAATTACCATTATATCTGTATTAATAGCCGGTATATTGAGTTTTTTTGTAATTAAACCAACATATGAAGCATCAACAACATTAAGCGTTTCAGACGTTACACCACAGACAGGGTTTTTTGGTTCTAATACAACTGTAGTTTTACCTAATCAAAATACCAATGATGGGTCTATGATAGAAAGCGACACTGCCGATAAAGATCTGTCGTACTTATTGTCATCTATATTGAAGTATCAAGACATGACTGTAAATACATATAAAGAAGAAGTAACGAATCCTCAAGTATTACTGGATACAATAAAACAATTAAAGTTAGATACGAAAAAATACACACTTGACAACTTTAAAAACGAAATTGATGTACAGGCCATAGACAATACCAATTTAATAACAATCAAAGTTAAAGAAAGTGATCCTGAATTGGCTGCTAAAATAGCGGATACCATAGCATCCAATTTTAAATCTTATATCATATCAAAAAACAATAGACAAACAGATAAGCTTATAAGTACAATAGAAAATCTCATAAATTTGCAGAACACAAAGATAGAGTCAGCGACAAATGAATTAAATGGGACAGATCCAGCAGACAAAATAAAATATGAACAAAATCAAACAAAACTAAATTTATTGAAGAATACAAGAGATATAATGATGGAGAAATACAATATGCTTCAACTTATAAAAGCATCTAATTTAGGAGAACAAGGTATACTAGTAACATCAAAGGCTATTGTTCCAGATAAGCCAGTATCACCAAAAAAACTATTAAATATAGCAATTGCCTTTATACTTGGCCTAATGCTAAGCGTATTTATTGTATTTTTTATGGAATACTGGAAAAATACAAGTCATAATGTAAAAAGTGTATGA